In a genomic window of Sporosarcina trichiuri:
- a CDS encoding tartrate dehydrogenase, producing MKTISIAVIPGDGIGPEVVAEGMKVLKTIEQLDPSISFSFTEFPWGCEYYLEHGRMMAADGMEQLKGFDAIYLGAVGYPGVPDHISLRDLLLTIRKEFDQYVNLRPVTLLNPELTPLKGKNAEDIDFLVIRENSEGEYAGAGDRLFKGRPEEVVLQTGVFSRKGTERIIRYAYDEARRSGRTLTSVSKANALNYSMVFWDEVFEEVGREYPDIQTYSYLVDAASLYFVTEPERFEIVVTSNLFGDILTDIGAAIAGGMGLAAGANINPTREFPSMFEPVHGSAPNIAGKGIANPLAAIWSVSQMMDFFGEETWGKRILDAIQEILAEPANLTSDLGGTATTEMAGDRFVEILTANSLAGPA from the coding sequence ATGAAAACAATCAGCATCGCTGTCATTCCGGGCGACGGGATCGGACCGGAAGTGGTGGCGGAAGGGATGAAAGTGTTAAAGACCATCGAGCAGCTGGATCCGTCGATTTCGTTTTCATTCACGGAATTTCCGTGGGGCTGTGAGTATTACCTGGAGCACGGCAGAATGATGGCGGCAGATGGCATGGAGCAATTGAAGGGATTCGACGCCATTTACCTCGGGGCGGTCGGTTATCCGGGCGTGCCGGACCATATCTCGCTGAGGGATCTGCTGCTGACCATCCGGAAAGAGTTCGATCAGTATGTGAACCTCCGGCCGGTCACGCTGCTGAATCCGGAACTCACCCCGCTGAAAGGGAAGAATGCGGAGGATATCGATTTCCTGGTGATCCGGGAGAACAGTGAAGGGGAATACGCGGGGGCGGGCGACCGTCTGTTCAAGGGCAGACCTGAAGAAGTCGTCCTCCAGACAGGCGTTTTCTCCCGAAAAGGGACGGAGCGGATCATCCGCTATGCGTATGACGAAGCCAGACGGTCGGGCCGCACATTGACGAGCGTCAGCAAGGCGAACGCGTTGAATTATTCCATGGTGTTCTGGGATGAAGTCTTCGAAGAGGTCGGCAGGGAGTATCCCGATATACAGACGTATTCTTATTTGGTCGATGCGGCAAGCCTCTACTTTGTCACGGAACCGGAACGTTTCGAGATTGTTGTCACGTCCAATCTGTTCGGAGATATTCTGACGGACATCGGCGCGGCGATCGCTGGGGGAATGGGACTCGCGGCGGGTGCGAACATCAACCCGACGCGGGAATTCCCATCGATGTTCGAACCGGTGCACGGGTCAGCGCCGAACATCGCCGGAAAAGGAATCGCCAATCCGCTCGCGGCGATCTGGTCCGTCAGCCAGATGATGGATTTCTTCGGGGAAGAGACGTGGGGCAAGCGGATTCTCGATGCGATCCAAGAGATTCTGGCAGAGCCGGCGAACCTCACGTCGGATCTCGGCGGGACTGCGACGACTGAAATGGCCGGTGACCGGTTTGTGGAGATCTTAACAGCGAACTCGCTGGCTGGTCCTGCATGA
- a CDS encoding LLM class flavin-dependent oxidoreductase, with amino-acid sequence MTSSSRKFNGIPLSVLDLAPIREGGSPSETFKNSAELAQHVEKLGYNRYWLAEHHNMPGVGSSATSVLIGHIAGKTERMRIGSGGVMLPNHAPLVIAEQFGTLDALYPGRIDLGLGRAPGSDQATAYALRRTLHSSGEDFPQQVAELRSYFDPEPNARVRAFPGEGQDIPIWLLGSSGFSAQLAAQIGLPFSFASHFAPAYVMQALQLYHQNFKPSRHLDAPYAMLGVSIVAADTDEKAMYLATSLQQQFLSLGRGKPTQFKPPLENPEVVWTPAEQASAAAMLESPATIVGGPETVKRELEAFLNQTKADEFILSSPVYYQEDRLRSFEIIADLMD; translated from the coding sequence ATGACGTCATCATCCAGGAAATTCAACGGCATCCCGCTGTCCGTGCTCGACCTTGCCCCGATCCGCGAAGGCGGCAGTCCGTCGGAGACATTCAAGAACAGTGCGGAACTTGCGCAGCATGTGGAGAAGCTCGGTTACAACCGGTACTGGCTCGCGGAGCACCATAATATGCCGGGTGTCGGCAGTTCCGCAACAAGCGTCCTGATCGGCCATATCGCCGGCAAAACGGAGCGGATGCGGATCGGTTCGGGCGGCGTCATGCTGCCGAACCACGCGCCGCTCGTCATTGCGGAGCAATTCGGCACACTCGATGCGCTGTATCCGGGCCGGATCGACCTCGGGCTCGGGCGCGCGCCGGGGAGCGACCAGGCGACCGCTTATGCACTGCGCCGGACGCTCCACAGCAGCGGAGAGGATTTCCCGCAGCAGGTCGCGGAACTGCGATCCTACTTCGATCCGGAGCCGAATGCGCGTGTCCGCGCGTTCCCGGGCGAAGGACAGGACATTCCGATCTGGCTGCTCGGCTCGTCAGGCTTCAGTGCGCAGCTTGCTGCCCAGATCGGCCTGCCGTTTTCGTTCGCGAGTCACTTTGCACCGGCGTATGTCATGCAGGCGCTTCAGCTGTATCATCAGAACTTCAAGCCGTCGAGGCATCTGGATGCGCCGTATGCGATGCTCGGCGTAAGCATTGTCGCCGCTGACACGGATGAAAAAGCGATGTACTTGGCGACCTCCCTCCAGCAGCAGTTCCTCAGTCTCGGTCGCGGCAAACCGACACAGTTCAAGCCGCCGCTCGAGAATCCGGAAGTTGTCTGGACGCCGGCGGAACAGGCTTCCGCTGCCGCAATGCTCGAGTCGCCCGCAACGATTGTCGGCGGACCGGAAACTGTGAAACGTGAACTGGAAGCGTTCCTGAACCAGACGAAAGCGGACGAGTTCATCCTCAGCTCCCCGGTCTATTATCAGGAGGACCGGCTGCGTTCGTTCGAGATCATTGCGGATCTCATGGACTGA